Within the Ignavibacteria bacterium genome, the region CAGACACAACACGGTTTTCGTTTTTTCCAATGCTGCGGCTTTAATAAACTACAGCGCAACGTTTGCCATAGGGTTCCTTTTGAGTCTTTACCTGCAGTACATAAAAGCTTTTACGCCGCAGCAGGCGGGGCTTATTCTTGTTGCCCAGCCTGTTATTATGATGATTGTTTCCCCCTTTGCAGGAAGGCTTTCAGATAAAGTTGAGCCTGGCGTAATTGCCTCTTTGGGAATGGGGCTTTTGGCCCTGGGGCTTTTTGCACTGGCATTTATAGGGACAGGCACATCAACGGGGTTCATTGTTCCGGCGCTTATGATTATAGGAATGGGATTCGGGCTTTTTACTTCGCCAAACACAAACGCCATAATGAGCTCGGTTGAAAAGAAGATCTACGGCGTTGCCTCGGCCACGCTTGCAACGATGAGGCTTACGGGACAGATGCTGAGCATGGCAATATCAATTATGGTTTTCTCAATTGTAATCGGGAAAATCAGAATTACGCCTGAATATTACGGCATGTTTCTCTACAGCATAAAAATACTGTTTGCTGTTTTTACCGTGCTTTGTATTACGGGAATCTTTGCCTCGCTGGCAAGAGGAAAAGTGAGGGAATAAAAACTTAAAAAAAGGCAGGTACCGATGAGTATCCCCTTCAGGAGTAAATTGTTTTCCTGGCTGAAAATTATACGCATTCAGTTTTATCCCATGACACTTATTGCCTACAGCCTTGGCGCCGCGGCGGCATTCTTAAGTTCAGGGCGCTTTAACCTTCAGGCTTACCTCCGGGGCTACGTCATACTTTTCTTAATTGAACTCCTTACAATCCTCTGCAATGAATACTTTGACTATTCGACAGATAAGCTGAATAAAAACTTCAGCTTTTATACCGGGGGCACGAGAATGCTGGTCGAGGGGAAGATATCCTCAGGTGAAGTTAAAGCCGCGGCCTCAGTGGTTACAGCCTTAATTTTGGTAAGCTCACTTCTGCTTCTAAGCAGCACGCCTGCCTCATCCGTGCTGCCTGCAGCAGTAATGATTATGGCCAGCCTCATTCTGGGCGTCGGCTATACCGTGCCGCCCCTTAAATTCTGCTACAGGGGCTTAGGAGAAATTATTGTAAGCACAACCCACAGTCCTGTTGTAATCATGTGCGGCTTTGTTTTCCAGGAAGGGCGGTGGAATAACTCTCTTCCGTGGTTTTTCAGCATCCCGCTTTTCTTTGCCGTAATGGGTGCAATTACGCTTGCGGGCATTCCGGATTATAGTGCCGACTCTTCGGTTAAAAAAAGAACAATTTCTGTAATTCTTGGTCCCAGGCGCGCTGCCATGCTTTCAATTGTCTTTACGGCATTTGCCGCGCTTGCGGCATTTCTCCTGTGGTATTATGAAATACTAGACGGCTACGCCGGGGCTGCGCTTCTGCTGGTGCTTTTTCACGCTGTTATACTCTGGATGAACCTCTACAGGCTAATCAAATCCAACGATTTCGACCGCAGGATTAATTCCACAATGCAGATTGCGCTTAGCTACATCATCTGGTTCGGTGTGATACCGCTTGTATATCTTGTATTAAAATAAAGAGGGTAATTGTTATGAGATTCTTTGTTTTATCTCTGTTCCCGCTGCTTATAATTTCCAGCGCAGCGGCACAGACTAACCTGCAGAAAGGAAAAGACCTGCTTCTGAAGGCTGACATGGAGTTCTCCAGGCTTTCACAGGAAAAAGGGTCAAACGAGGCGTTCCTTGCTTTTGCTTCAGACAGCGCCGTACTATTAAGAAAAAACAGCTATCCAGTTGAGGGAAAATCTGCCATCAGAAGCCTTCTTTCCAGGCGGCCCGACACGTCCTTTGTGCTCATATGGAAACCCGTCTTTGCAGATATAGCATCTTCAGGGGAGCTGGGGTACACTTACGGGACTTATGAAGTGAGGACCCCGGGCGGGTTAAAACTGACTGGTGAGGGAACGTACGTTACAATATGGAAAAGAGATAAAAACGGCCGCTGGAAGTTCGTTCTTGACGCCGGAAACGAAGGCCTAAGAGCTGAAAAGAAATAGAAATAATATTTGACCCCTAAAATTTCCCGGTATTCCTTATCTTTTAAGATGAGTAATCGTAAGTAAGAGGATAAGGTGGAAAGAAGTGCTTTCGGAAGGACGTGGTGGGGCAATGCGTGGATTGAGGCTCTGGAGAAAAGTGACATTGACAGGGACAGGCTTGAGGAGGGGAAGGCATATGCCGCCCGTGGGAATGTCAAAGAAATAAAATTTGAGAGGCGTGAAATACTGGCTTTTGTTCACGACCAGGAAACCTATAAGCCGAAGATCAGGCTTATAGAATTCAGCGATGAAGAAAAACGCCAGGTTGAAAAAATCATAAGCGGAAAGCCTGCACTTGCCTCCGATTTAAGCCTGGGCAGGCTTCCTGAAGAGATGCTGGAGCTGATGAAGGAGAAGTCGATTCCCCTTTTCCCCACAAGCTGGCAGAGAGTTACCTCCTCATGCACGTGTGAGGAAAAAGAAAACCCATGCCGGCACCGTGCCGCGGTTTATTACCTCATTGCAAATGAAATTGATAAAAACCCTTTCATACTTTTTAATCTGCGCGGCATTTCTACAGAAGAGCTGATGCAAAACGCGGGGCTTGTTGCAATTGAGGAGATTAGCAGGGAAGAAGACGAGTTTATCCCTTACGAAAAGGCGGGTGTAAATGCCGCAATGCCTGAAGAAAGGGAGCCCGACCTGTCATTTGACGACATTAATATAAGGTCACTTTTTACGCTTCTACCCGACAATCCCCTCTTCTATAACGAGAGCAACTTTAAGCTATTGCTGATTGAAAAGTATAAGTCGCTTACCTCCTTTGCCGAGACAATAAATGTTGAAGATGAAATAAACGTCCGGATGAACCGCCTGGATATTCATATACTATGCAGCGGAAAAAAGCCTAAAAAGGAAAAGTCCAGTTACCGTGAAAGTGAACCCGTTTTCCTCTTCTCGCCTGAGACGTACATCCCCGGAATAAAAACCAGAGATGAACCACTTCAGCTTAACATGCCCGTGCTTTCGGGCAATAGTCTGAGCCTCCAGAAAAAAAAGATGAAGGCTGCTGAAAGAACGGACGTAATGAACTACTTCCTTTCACTGCCCCTTGACCTTTCCAGTGATAATTCATCGCGCCCGGTAATGTTTCTTAACCTCGCCTCATCAATTGCCCTGGCGCTGGTGAAAACATTTTCTTTTATCCCAGAGCTTACGCTTTTTGAAGACAACAGCTTTATTATACGCTACACGCCTCTAATACACGATGAGAAGACGCAGGCGGCAATGGAGCTTCTTAAAAACATGGCGCCGGAAGATTTTATTTTCAGGGAAAGCGACCAGGCGGTGTTCAAAGAACCTGAACTTTTCGTGCTTTCTGAATTCATTACCTATATAGTGCATCAGCAGGAGGCAAAGCTGGGGAGGAACTTCTTTTTCCTCGACCAGAAGATATATAACGCTTTTTTTAAAGGGGAACGTTTTAAGCCTGAAAAGTTTGAGGAAGAAAGTTACGCCAAGGCAGTTCTGGACTGGCTTGAAAGGATTACCTTCAGAAAAAGAACACTTCAGCCTGTGGTGGTAATTAAGAGTATAACAGCCGACAGGTACTCAGTCCAGGTTGAAATAAGGGACAGGCAGAAAGAAGGCTCAAAGCCGCTCCCCTTTTCGGGGCTCTTTGAAGAAAAAGGGAGCCTTTTCGGGATGGAAAGCGAAATAGTAAGAACAGAACTCCTTCGCGAGGTTAAGATAGCCTCTGAATACTTCCCGCAGCTGAATGCAGTTCTAAACAGCTCGGGAGAGGAATTAGGCACGATGACCTCTGAGGAGATCTTTGATTTTATAACGAAAACTTCAGATACATTAAACCTGCTTGGGCTTAAGGTCGTTCTGCCGGAGAACATAAAAGACCTTGCTGAGCCTAAACTGATACTTACGGCAAATGACAGGGATCACCATGAGTCATTGACATATTTTTCTTTAAAGGACCTGCTGGAATTTCAGTGGCAGGTGGCTATTGGAGACACCCTGATTACGGCCGAGGAATTCCGGAAGATGGCTATGGAGTCGAGAGGAATTGTAAAGCTTAAGGACAGCTACTTTCTCTTAGATCCTGAGAAGGCCGAGGCAATTCTGGATGAAATATCGCGCAAGCCGGAAGATTTTTCGCCCAGGGATATACTGCAGACATTTCTTACGGGAGAGTTCCAGGGGAAAAAGTTCATTCCCGCCGAGGCTTTGGCAAGAAAGATTGAAGCGCTATTGAAGCCAGAGGAGGTGACTTATCCCGAGGACCTTCACACAAAGCTCAGGCCTTACCAGAAGACGGGATTCCGCTGGCTTTACACGAATGCTGTAAAGGGCTTCGGCTGCTGCCTGGCTGACGATATGGGGCTTGGGAAAACCGTGCAGGTAATTGCACTCATACTGAGGTTCAAGGAAGAAGGAAAGCTCACTTCCCCTGCCCTTGTTGTATGCCCTACAACCATTGCAGGAAACTGGTATAAAGAGCTTGCAAGATTTGCCCCGAAGCTGAAGGTCTTTGTCTATCACGGCGCGCAAAGGAGGCTTATGCTTAAAAATGTGGATGTTGTTATTACAACCTACGGCACATTAAGAAGTGATGAGGAGAAGTTCGGCAAATTTACCTGGGCTATCGGCATTATAGATGAGGCGCAGAATATCAAGAATCCCGATGCCGAGCAGACGAGGGCCGTTAAGTCGATAAGCGCGGTTAACCGTGTAGCCATGAGCGGCACCCCGGTTGAGAACAGGATGACAGAGCTCTGGAGCATATTTGATTATATTAATAACGGTTATCTTGGCACGCTCGGAAGCTTCAGGAAGAACTTTTCCATGCCGATTGAAAAGTACAGGGATAAAGAGAAGATAACAAAGCTCAGGAAGATAACCTCCCCATTTATTTTAAGGCGCCTTAAAACAGATGAAAAAATAATAAAGGACCTGCCGGATAAAATAGTGTTTGATGAATACTGCTTTCTTACAAAGGATCAGACGGTATTATATGAAGAGGTTGTAAAGTCGGCCCTGGGTGAGCTGAAGCTGAATAAGGGGGCGGCAAGAAAAGGGGCCATATTTAAGCTTATTACGGAGCTTAAAGAGATCTGCAACCACCCTTCGCAGTTTAAGAAAGAGGAAGACTTTAGAAGTGAGCTCTCCGGGAAATCGGAGAAAACGCTTGAGCTCCTCAGGAAAATGCTACGCTAGGAAGAGAAGATACTGATATTTACGCAGTATAAGGGGATGGGGGATATACTGGAGAGCATGATATCACAAGAACTAAACGAGAAGACATTTTTCTTTCACGGATCTCTTACAAGAAGCCAGAGGGATAAAATAGTAAGTGACTTCCAGGGGAATCCGGAAACAAGGATCATGGTAGTCTCACTTAAGGCCGGGGGAACGGGGCTTAATCTTACGGCGGCTGCCAGGGTTATTCATTACGACCTCTGGTGGAACCCTGCCGTGGAGACGCAGGCAACAGACCGCGTTTACCGCATAGGCCAGCACAGGAACGTTACAGTCCACCGCCTCATAACGCTTGGCACATTTGAAGAGAAAATTGACGACATGATAAAGCAGAAAAAAGAGCTCTCGGAGCTGACCGTGTCGGTTGGAGAAAGCTGGATTACGGAGCTTCCGGAGCGTGAACTAAAGAAGATTTTCAGCCTCAGGTGATTTAACTTTTCACGCGGATTTCCTATCTTTGCCTGGAAAGCAGGTAAAACATGAAGGTTTTAAGAATACATATATTGCTCATATTTATCTTCACAGGTGTCCTTTTAGCCCAGGACAGGCCTTCCGGTGAGTACGAGGTC harbors:
- a CDS encoding prenyltransferase, with product MSIPFRSKLFSWLKIIRIQFYPMTLIAYSLGAAAAFLSSGRFNLQAYLRGYVILFLIELLTILCNEYFDYSTDKLNKNFSFYTGGTRMLVEGKISSGEVKAAASVVTALILVSSLLLLSSTPASSVLPAAVMIMASLILGVGYTVPPLKFCYRGLGEIIVSTTHSPVVIMCGFVFQEGRWNNSLPWFFSIPLFFAVMGAITLAGIPDYSADSSVKKRTISVILGPRRAAMLSIVFTAFAALAAFLLWYYEILDGYAGAALLLVLFHAVILWMNLYRLIKSNDFDRRINSTMQIALSYIIWFGVIPLVYLVLK
- a CDS encoding DEAD/DEAH box helicase family protein, encoding MERSAFGRTWWGNAWIEALEKSDIDRDRLEEGKAYAARGNVKEIKFERREILAFVHDQETYKPKIRLIEFSDEEKRQVEKIISGKPALASDLSLGRLPEEMLELMKEKSIPLFPTSWQRVTSSCTCEEKENPCRHRAAVYYLIANEIDKNPFILFNLRGISTEELMQNAGLVAIEEISREEDEFIPYEKAGVNAAMPEEREPDLSFDDINIRSLFTLLPDNPLFYNESNFKLLLIEKYKSLTSFAETINVEDEINVRMNRLDIHILCSGKKPKKEKSSYRESEPVFLFSPETYIPGIKTRDEPLQLNMPVLSGNSLSLQKKKMKAAERTDVMNYFLSLPLDLSSDNSSRPVMFLNLASSIALALVKTFSFIPELTLFEDNSFIIRYTPLIHDEKTQAAMELLKNMAPEDFIFRESDQAVFKEPELFVLSEFITYIVHQQEAKLGRNFFFLDQKIYNAFFKGERFKPEKFEEESYAKAVLDWLERITFRKRTLQPVVVIKSITADRYSVQVEIRDRQKEGSKPLPFSGLFEEKGSLFGMESEIVRTELLREVKIASEYFPQLNAVLNSSGEELGTMTSEEIFDFITKTSDTLNLLGLKVVLPENIKDLAEPKLILTANDRDHHESLTYFSLKDLLEFQWQVAIGDTLITAEEFRKMAMESRGIVKLKDSYFLLDPEKAEAILDEISRKPEDFSPRDILQTFLTGEFQGKKFIPAEALARKIEALLKPEEVTYPEDLHTKLRPYQKTGFRWLYTNAVKGFGCCLADDMGLGKTVQVIALILRFKEEGKLTSPALVVCPTTIAGNWYKELARFAPKLKVFVYHGAQRRLMLKNVDVVITTYGTLRSDEEKFGKFTWAIGIIDEAQNIKNPDAEQTRAVKSISAVNRVAMSGTPVENRMTELWSIFDYINNGYLGTLGSFRKNFSMPIEKYRDKEKITKLRKITSPFILRRLKTDEKIIKDLPDKIVFDEYCFLTKDQTVLYEEVVKSALGELKLNKGAARKGAIFKLITELKEICNHPSQFKKEEDFRSELSGKSEKTLELLRKMLR
- a CDS encoding SWF/SNF helicase family protein; protein product: MGDILESMISQELNEKTFFFHGSLTRSQRDKIVSDFQGNPETRIMVVSLKAGGTGLNLTAAARVIHYDLWWNPAVETQATDRVYRIGQHRNVTVHRLITLGTFEEKIDDMIKQKKELSELTVSVGESWITELPERELKKIFSLR
- a CDS encoding nuclear transport factor 2 family protein — encoded protein: MRFFVLSLFPLLIISSAAAQTNLQKGKDLLLKADMEFSRLSQEKGSNEAFLAFASDSAVLLRKNSYPVEGKSAIRSLLSRRPDTSFVLIWKPVFADIASSGELGYTYGTYEVRTPGGLKLTGEGTYVTIWKRDKNGRWKFVLDAGNEGLRAEKK